From a single Deltaproteobacteria bacterium genomic region:
- the larC gene encoding nickel pincer cofactor biosynthesis protein LarC, whose protein sequence is MQTAYFDCFAGISGNMALGALLHAGLPTEALVEELDKLPVKGYRIDAASSRRGRLTGIHVQVRVGENQPRRNLKEILALIHQSSLSPAVKEKSGRVFRLLGEAEARIHGVDPSEVHFHEVGAVDAIVDIVGTVAGLERLGIERIVASPVNVGSGTVETEHGLLPVPAPATALLLTGKPTYADGEAREWTTPTGAALLTGLADGFGGQPGMKVRSIGYGLGSRESSDRPNCLRIMIGEETADTADTCWLIETNIDDMTPELFGHVMERLLDEGALDVFFTPIQMKKNRPAVRIGLLAPEGREQHLQQLLFRETTAIGLRRSRVYREKLDRRTIHVETRYGEIPVKIGLLDGAIVNRAPEYDVCRKLALEKGLPLKEIMDTARAAAGRTL, encoded by the coding sequence TTGCAAACCGCCTATTTTGACTGCTTTGCCGGCATCAGCGGCAACATGGCCTTAGGTGCGCTCCTCCATGCCGGTCTTCCCACGGAAGCCCTTGTTGAAGAACTGGATAAACTCCCCGTAAAAGGTTACCGGATTGATGCCGCGTCCTCCCGACGCGGGAGACTCACCGGCATTCATGTTCAAGTCCGGGTCGGAGAAAATCAACCGCGCCGGAACCTGAAGGAGATCCTCGCCCTCATTCATCAGAGCAGCCTGTCCCCGGCCGTCAAAGAAAAGAGCGGCAGGGTGTTCCGTCTTTTGGGGGAGGCGGAGGCCCGGATTCACGGTGTCGATCCGTCGGAAGTCCATTTTCACGAAGTAGGCGCCGTCGATGCCATCGTCGATATCGTGGGAACCGTGGCCGGGCTGGAACGGTTGGGCATCGAGAGGATCGTCGCCTCGCCCGTAAACGTGGGGAGCGGAACCGTGGAAACGGAACATGGTCTCCTTCCCGTCCCGGCTCCGGCGACGGCCCTGCTCCTGACGGGAAAACCGACTTACGCCGACGGAGAAGCCCGGGAGTGGACGACACCGACGGGGGCCGCCCTGCTAACCGGACTGGCCGACGGCTTCGGCGGACAACCCGGCATGAAGGTCCGCTCCATCGGTTACGGCCTGGGAAGCCGGGAATCATCGGACCGTCCGAACTGCCTCCGGATCATGATCGGGGAAGAGACCGCAGACACCGCAGACACCTGCTGGCTGATCGAAACCAATATCGACGACATGACGCCGGAACTCTTCGGGCATGTCATGGAACGTCTGCTGGATGAAGGGGCGCTGGACGTCTTCTTCACCCCCATCCAGATGAAAAAAAACCGCCCCGCCGTCCGGATCGGTCTGCTGGCACCCGAAGGAAGGGAACAGCATCTGCAGCAGCTTCTTTTCCGGGAGACCACCGCCATCGGACTTCGCCGCAGCCGGGTGTACCGGGAAAAGCTCGACCGCCGGACGATCCATGTGGAGACAAGATACGGAGAAATCCCCGTCAAGATCGGCCTCCTCGACGGGGCCATCGTCAACCGTGCGCCGGAATACGATGTCTGCCGAAAACTTGCCCTGGAAAAAGGCCTTCCTTTAAAAGAGATCATGGACACCGCACGGGCTGCGGCCGGGAGAACGCTTTGA
- a CDS encoding PAS domain-containing protein, producing MSKTEQLQTIIQDQTRMLIEKNRRLADLEYRIREMIVTGSRKEDLARLQAELSQETIEGQSSLFHTLLETVPCGIVVFNTKRIVVTANPRALVLLDIVEDEILGKEIDLFLHPCMEKIEKALDPGETHRAGRVPFPKKSGGEIHLDLHITPILNHRRSPLGGIVLLYETPAGSPLPLHGEETPESNIVPYVP from the coding sequence ATGAGCAAGACTGAACAACTGCAGACCATTATCCAGGACCAGACCCGGATGCTCATCGAAAAGAACCGGCGCCTGGCGGACCTGGAATATCGGATCCGGGAGATGATTGTCACCGGCAGTCGAAAAGAGGACCTGGCGCGCCTTCAGGCGGAGTTGAGTCAAGAGACCATCGAAGGGCAATCAAGTCTCTTTCATACCCTCCTCGAAACGGTTCCCTGCGGGATTGTGGTTTTTAATACAAAACGAATCGTCGTTACCGCCAATCCGCGTGCTTTGGTCCTTCTTGACATCGTGGAAGATGAAATCCTTGGGAAAGAAATCGATCTCTTCCTGCACCCCTGCATGGAAAAAATCGAAAAGGCCCTTGATCCGGGCGAAACGCACCGGGCGGGCAGGGTTCCCTTTCCGAAAAAAAGCGGCGGGGAGATCCACCTCGACCTCCATATTACACCCATTTTGAATCACCGGCGATCTCCGCTGGGCGGGATCGTGCTTCTGTACGAAACACCGGCGGGATCGCCCCTTCCCCTGCATGGCGAGGAAACCCCGGAGAGCAACATTGTTCCTTATGTCCCCTGA
- a CDS encoding divalent-cation tolerance protein CutA, with amino-acid sequence MKSSIVILITASSKEEARTLARDLVETRLAACANLLPGVQSLFHWNGKVEEAEEVLLILKSRAELFERIEARVRKLHSYEVPEIIALPILNGSAPYLAWIDAETGGSG; translated from the coding sequence TTGAAATCATCCATCGTAATCCTCATTACCGCCTCATCCAAAGAGGAGGCCCGCACCCTGGCCCGGGACCTGGTGGAAACGAGACTTGCGGCCTGCGCCAACCTCCTTCCCGGTGTGCAATCCCTTTTCCACTGGAACGGGAAGGTAGAAGAAGCGGAGGAGGTCCTCCTGATCCTGAAGAGCCGGGCGGAACTCTTTGAGCGGATTGAGGCCCGTGTCCGGAAACTGCACAGTTATGAAGTGCCCGAGATCATTGCCCTACCGATCCTGAACGGTTCGGCTCCCTACCTGGCCTGGATCGATGCGGAGACCGGCGGTTCCGGCTGA
- a CDS encoding endonuclease III domain-containing protein → MSPDPATRLHEIYHRLFSAYGPQHWWPAKSRFEVILGAILTQNTNWKNVERAITNLRKADLLRYENLRETPPGKLAELIRPSGYYNIKTKRLRSFCRFLQREYDGNLSRMFRTQTEELRRELLAVPGIGPETADSILLYAAKRPVFVVDAYTHRVLSRHGLCGETSSYEEIQSLFMDHLDDDVRMFNEYHALFVRVGKLHCTPKPRCDGCPLDERTKLT, encoded by the coding sequence ATGTCCCCTGATCCCGCCACACGTCTGCATGAAATCTACCACAGACTCTTTTCCGCCTACGGCCCGCAGCACTGGTGGCCGGCAAAAAGCCGGTTCGAGGTCATCTTGGGCGCCATCCTGACGCAGAATACCAACTGGAAGAACGTGGAGCGGGCGATTACAAACCTGCGGAAAGCAGATCTTCTGAGATATGAAAACCTCCGAGAAACCCCGCCCGGAAAGCTTGCCGAGCTGATCCGTCCTTCAGGCTATTACAATATCAAGACGAAGCGTCTTCGGTCTTTCTGCCGTTTTCTTCAGAGAGAGTACGACGGAAACCTTTCAAGGATGTTCCGGACGCAGACGGAAGAGCTTCGGAGGGAACTTCTTGCGGTTCCCGGGATCGGCCCGGAAACGGCCGATTCGATCCTCCTTTATGCAGCGAAAAGACCTGTCTTCGTCGTCGACGCCTATACTCACCGGGTCTTAAGCCGGCACGGACTCTGCGGCGAGACAAGTTCCTACGAAGAGATCCAGTCCCTCTTCATGGATCACCTCGACGATGACGTCCGGATGTTCAACGAATACCACGCCCTTTTCGTCCGGGTAGGAAAACTTCACTGCACCCCCAAGCCCCGATGCGATGGATGTCCCCTGGATGAGAGGACGAAACTGACGTGA